The following proteins are encoded in a genomic region of Reichenbachiella sp.:
- a CDS encoding DMT family transporter, whose protein sequence is MSANKMPSMLSAYLQLHFIVFIWGFTAILGKLIEIPPVEVVFYRTLMASVGLFILLKWRKLPIQVPRKELWIILGTGLLIAVHWILFFLAARISNVSVCLAGMATASLWTSFIDPIVNKRKVKFYEPIVAIISVIGIVVVFQSTIDAAMGFIVAIMSAFLAAVFTVINGKLVAKQNHFTITYYEMVGACATVVLFFPIYGYWFADDGLALTLTTHDFLYLLILSMVCTVYAYSIAVKLMQRLTAFAINLTINLEPVYGITVAVFLFGGDEKMDNNFYWGTSIIVLSVIMYPLLRRYFEGKNIKRDIVR, encoded by the coding sequence ATGTCGGCGAATAAAATGCCATCTATGTTGAGTGCCTATCTCCAATTACACTTTATTGTGTTCATTTGGGGCTTTACTGCTATTCTGGGCAAGTTGATAGAAATACCACCCGTGGAGGTCGTTTTTTATCGAACATTGATGGCGAGTGTGGGATTGTTTATTCTTTTGAAGTGGAGGAAATTGCCCATTCAAGTACCGAGAAAGGAGCTATGGATCATACTTGGTACTGGTTTACTCATTGCTGTTCACTGGATACTTTTCTTCTTGGCCGCAAGGATATCGAACGTTTCAGTTTGTCTGGCTGGTATGGCCACAGCATCTCTTTGGACTAGTTTTATAGATCCTATCGTAAATAAAAGGAAAGTCAAATTCTATGAGCCAATTGTGGCTATCATATCAGTTATAGGTATTGTAGTAGTATTTCAATCTACCATTGATGCTGCGATGGGTTTTATCGTAGCGATTATGTCTGCTTTCTTAGCTGCTGTATTTACGGTTATTAATGGTAAACTGGTGGCCAAACAAAATCATTTTACTATCACTTATTATGAAATGGTAGGCGCTTGTGCCACTGTAGTCCTTTTCTTTCCTATCTATGGATATTGGTTTGCTGACGATGGTCTGGCTTTGACTCTGACTACTCATGATTTTTTATACCTGCTTATATTGAGTATGGTTTGTACCGTCTATGCGTATTCTATAGCTGTCAAATTGATGCAACGTCTAACGGCGTTTGCTATCAACTTGACTATTAACTTAGAGCCTGTTTATGGAATTACGGTAGCTGTTTTTTTATTTGGAGGTGATGAAAAAATGGACAACAATTTTTACTGGGGAACCTCAATTATTGTACTATCGGTGATTATGTATCCTTTGCTTCGAAGGTATTTTGAAGGAAAAAATATCAAAAGAGATATTGTCAGATAG